CGTGACACATTTGCGCTCGACGTTGAGTTTGGCGCAGGCGGCGTCCACGAGCAGTTGGGCCATGTGGCGAAAGGTGGTGAACTTGCCGCCGACCATCGAGAGCAATCCAGGCACACCGTCGCGCGTTTCGTGATCAAGCAAAGCGTGGGCGCGGCTCATCAGCCGCGAGTCGGCGCCACCGGGATCGTAAAGCGGCCTCACCCCGGCCCAGGCCCGCAGGGCGCGATGCTCTTTGAATCCGGGAACAAGTTGTTCGCCTTCTTCCATCAGCAAGTCAACTTCCCAATCTTCGATGGCGTACTTGTCAGGGTCGGGCACGGCAGTGTCGGTGGTGCCGATGACAGAGACGGTTCCCACCGGAACCAAAATGTCCCCGTCAGACGGCGGCTTCAACCGGTTGATCACGGTGTTGACCAGACGGCTGTTCATGGCGATCATCACGCCCTTGCCGGGAGTCACTTTCACACTGCATCCAGCCATCTCGGCGACCTTGCCTGCCCACGCGCCGGAGCAGTTGAGGATGAGATCGGCGTAGATGGTGAACGGTTCACCCGTCTTTAGCGCCTCACCGGCCACTCCTACAACCCGGTCGCCCGACTTGAGAATCTCGGTGACGCGGTGGCGCAGAAACACCTCGCCGCCCGCCGACTTCACCGCTCCGGCCAGCAGGTGCAAAGCGTCGAACGAGTCGCAGGCGGCGTCCTGCACTTCAAAGACGCGGCTGAGGTTTGGATTGAGGAGTGGCTCGCGTTTGAGGGCCTGGGTGACTGGAATTTCGTTCGCGGGGACGTGGCAGGTTTTGCAGGCGGCGGCGAACTGATCGGCGTAGTCGGCGGGGTCGGCGGGGGTGGCGGCGAAGTAGCCGCCGGTGTCTTCAATGGCCGACGGCATGATCTTGCGCAAGAGGGCGTTCTCGTGAGCGCACTCGCTGGCCGACTGTGGGTCGCGAATGACGTAGCGTCCGCCGGAGTGGAGCAGGCCGTGATAGCGGCCACTCGTGCCGTGGGCGAGGTCGCCCTTTTCGAGGACGAGAGTCTTGAAGCCGCGCAGGGCGGCGTCCCAGCCTGCGCCGAGGCCGGTCGCGCCGCCGCCGAGGATCAGAATCTCGGTTGAAAGTTTCACTGGTGTTGGAATGGGTCGTAGAGACGACCCGCCGGGTCGTCTCTACTTGCGGAAGAAGTTGTCGTAGAGCAAGGCGGCCACAGCCGCGCCGATGAACGGGCCGACGAGATACATCCAGAAGTACGACAAGTCGCCGGTAGCCAGCGCCGGGCCGAGGGTGCGGGCCGGGTTCATCGAAGCGCCGGTGAGCGCGCCGCCCATCAAAATGTCCATGAGCAGAACAAAGCCAATGGCGAAACCGGCGGCGTCCCCGTTGCGCCCGCTCACCGCTGTGCCAAACACGGCGGTCACCAGGAAGAAGGTGAGCACGGCTTCGACGACGATGGTTTTGACCGGATCAGAAGAAGTGAGCGAGCCGGTGGTTGCGCCGAGGCCGCTGCCCGTGCCGACGACGTAAGCCAGCAGGAAGGCGGCGATGATGGCGCCGATGAATTGGGCGATCCAGTAGCCGACAGCGTCGGGCCACTTGATCTTGCCGGTGAG
This genomic interval from Chloroflexota bacterium contains the following:
- a CDS encoding aquaporin, producing MNTKALLAELIGTFTLTFIGAGAGALAGSNGGGIVAVALAHGVALMVIVYAWGSISGAHVNPAVTFGLALTGKIKWPDAVGYWIAQFIGAIIAAFLLAYVVGTGSGLGATTGSLTSSDPVKTIVVEAVLTFFLVTAVFGTAVSGRNGDAAGFAIGFVLLMDILMGGALTGASMNPARTLGPALATGDLSYFWMYLVGPFIGAAVAALLYDNFFRK
- the glpA gene encoding anaerobic glycerol-3-phosphate dehydrogenase subunit A, which codes for MKLSTEILILGGGATGLGAGWDAALRGFKTLVLEKGDLAHGTSGRYHGLLHSGGRYVIRDPQSASECAHENALLRKIMPSAIEDTGGYFAATPADPADYADQFAAACKTCHVPANEIPVTQALKREPLLNPNLSRVFEVQDAACDSFDALHLLAGAVKSAGGEVFLRHRVTEILKSGDRVVGVAGEALKTGEPFTIYADLILNCSGAWAGKVAEMAGCSVKVTPGKGVMIAMNSRLVNTVINRLKPPSDGDILVPVGTVSVIGTTDTAVPDPDKYAIEDWEVDLLMEEGEQLVPGFKEHRALRAWAGVRPLYDPGGADSRLMSRAHALLDHETRDGVPGLLSMVGGKFTTFRHMAQLLVDAACAKLNVERKCVTADTLIEPPGAKLHTLPNRLAALERPLDDPTTRPPDPVICECELVTRSQIESSLRESGSPILNDLRRDLRLGMGPCQAGFCAYRAAGIIREYFNDHSTTGPPDPLTNFQLLQFLQERWKGERPVMWGHSLRSLELDLHIYHNILGVQNLPTEREMEVYPTEKTS